One region of Oxalobacteraceae bacterium OTU3CAMAD1 genomic DNA includes:
- the xrtB gene encoding exosortase B: MDTMLSQPVSSPRAALAPSILLLVGLGVIYLPTFWDLFHGAWSSDRNAHGPIVMTVAFGFLYFRMRQLLSQQRFERRPAPLAGAAALVLGLLSYVLGRSQGVLLLEVGSLIPVLSGVLIAFYGVRTWSRMWFAFFFMLFMIPLPASIVDVLTLPMKIGVSYATEHLLYWFGYPIARSGVILTIGQYQLLVADACAGLNSLFTLEALGLLYMNLVRHPSVVRNVVLAILIVPISFAANTLRIMFLSLITYHLGDAAGQGFLHGFSGLVLFLSALLLIIGVDSALSWLVRNRTKRDDDEQAGLQLPAVAAGAWSKLTHVALRPALAMLVAMVGTVGLAHALTPTLESVAGGTTLATSVPTRFGDWTELPNASAQAELSTAEDGGRNQEQPYDDVLMRTYVNRDGVQVMLALAYAREQRQDVKLHLPEICYPAQGYKVIALSPAQLAVTPTGTLPGKHMIASSQNRLEAVTYWTRISDAYPQGGFDMRMKIFRDGLAGKVADGILVRASTLVRDQSETKAAYAVQQDFLRQLVAANDKRGHALVAAPPQAAP, encoded by the coding sequence ATGGACACCATGCTCAGCCAACCTGTCAGCTCGCCGCGCGCGGCGCTGGCGCCGTCGATCCTCCTGCTGGTCGGGCTGGGCGTGATCTACCTGCCGACGTTCTGGGACCTGTTCCACGGCGCCTGGAGCTCGGACCGCAACGCCCACGGCCCGATCGTCATGACCGTCGCCTTCGGCTTCCTGTATTTCCGCATGCGCCAGCTGCTGTCGCAGCAGCGCTTCGAGCGCCGGCCGGCGCCGCTGGCCGGCGCCGCCGCGCTCGTGCTGGGCCTGCTGTCGTACGTGCTGGGCCGCTCGCAGGGCGTCTTGTTGCTCGAGGTCGGTTCGCTGATCCCCGTGCTCAGCGGCGTGCTGATCGCCTTTTACGGCGTGCGCACCTGGTCGCGCATGTGGTTCGCCTTCTTCTTCATGCTGTTCATGATCCCGCTGCCGGCCTCGATCGTCGACGTGCTGACCCTGCCGATGAAAATCGGCGTCTCGTACGCCACCGAACACCTGCTGTACTGGTTCGGCTATCCGATCGCCCGCAGCGGCGTGATCCTCACCATCGGCCAGTACCAGCTGCTGGTGGCCGACGCCTGCGCCGGCCTGAACTCGCTGTTCACGCTCGAGGCGCTGGGCCTGCTGTACATGAATTTGGTGCGCCACCCGTCGGTGGTGCGCAACGTCGTGCTGGCGATCCTGATCGTGCCGATCTCGTTCGCCGCCAACACCTTGCGCATCATGTTCCTGTCCCTGATCACCTACCACCTCGGCGACGCCGCCGGCCAGGGTTTCCTGCACGGCTTCTCCGGCCTGGTGCTGTTCCTGTCGGCGCTGCTGTTGATCATCGGCGTCGACAGCGCGCTGAGCTGGCTGGTGCGCAACCGCACCAAGCGCGACGACGACGAACAGGCCGGCCTGCAACTGCCGGCCGTGGCCGCCGGCGCCTGGAGCAAGCTGACCCACGTGGCGCTGCGTCCGGCGCTGGCGATGCTGGTGGCCATGGTCGGCACGGTCGGCCTGGCGCACGCGCTCACGCCGACCCTGGAGTCGGTGGCCGGCGGCACCACCTTGGCGACCAGCGTGCCGACCCGCTTCGGCGACTGGACCGAGCTGCCCAACGCCAGCGCCCAGGCCGAACTGTCGACCGCCGAGGACGGCGGGCGCAACCAGGAGCAACCGTACGACGACGTGCTGATGCGCACCTATGTCAACCGCGACGGCGTGCAAGTCATGCTGGCCCTGGCCTACGCCAGGGAACAGCGGCAGGACGTCAAGCTGCACCTGCCCGAGATCTGCTATCCGGCCCAGGGCTACAAGGTCATCGCGCTGAGCCCGGCGCAATTGGCGGTGACGCCGACCGGCACCTTGCCGGGCAAGCACATGATCGCGTCCAGCCAGAACCGGCTCGAGGCGGTCACCTACTGGACCCGCATCAGCGACGCCTACCCGCAGGGCGGCTTCGACATGCGCATGAAAATCTTCCGCGACGGCCTGGCCGGCAAGGTCGCCGACGGCATCCTGGTGCGCGCCTCGACCCTGGTGCGCGACCAGAGCGAAACGAAGGCCGCGTACGCCGTGCAGCAGGACTTCCTGCGCCAGCTGGTGGCGGCCAACGACAAGCGCGGCCACGCGCTGGTGGCCGCCCCGCCGCAGGCCGCGCCATGA
- a CDS encoding oligosaccharide flippase family protein: MMAANAPVSGLSRAFGKTLMTTMGMTVVGFISSVINARLLGPEGRGLLSAALLICTLAATVAQCGMGSSYVYHFGAARRFPYLRLFIFSLLGVSALAVGLSAAGLQLSHAAELHQVWWLILSFAAFMATQTYLFSLTQLHSNLHFFNVLRFAQVFGNLVLMLPLLLWFKVVTFEQILVMQLLVLVAITGAGLWWARQHRIWQLKDEVREPVRPWFVVRYGLHQQGIGLLGIFLLNFDKLFLLNRGTIKEYGYYALAFTTSRLIGAVQESISVALFSRFAGRDEQQLSQAVRNAFRVTFMPLMAMAAVGAALAPWALTLVYGKAFADMTVPFAILLFECVIGGASWTLAQRFNAAGQPGLVLARQFISIVPVLIAIPFLPHENTYVYLALLMLCGACLRLVMTIVLSVTKLKEPMPDFLPTKEDLQLVRKLVTRAK; the protein is encoded by the coding sequence ATGATGGCGGCCAACGCCCCCGTGTCCGGCCTGTCGCGCGCCTTTGGCAAGACCCTGATGACCACCATGGGCATGACCGTGGTGGGCTTCATTTCGTCCGTGATCAACGCCCGCCTGCTCGGTCCCGAGGGACGCGGGCTGCTGTCGGCGGCGCTCTTGATCTGCACCCTGGCCGCCACCGTGGCCCAGTGCGGCATGGGCAGCAGCTATGTCTACCACTTCGGCGCGGCGCGGCGTTTCCCCTACCTGCGCCTGTTCATTTTTTCGTTGCTGGGCGTCAGCGCGCTGGCGGTCGGGCTGTCGGCGGCCGGCCTGCAGCTGAGCCACGCGGCCGAGCTGCACCAGGTCTGGTGGCTGATCCTGTCCTTCGCCGCCTTCATGGCCACCCAGACCTATCTGTTCTCGCTGACCCAGCTGCACTCGAACCTGCACTTCTTCAACGTGCTGCGCTTCGCCCAGGTGTTCGGCAACCTGGTGCTGATGCTGCCGTTGCTGCTGTGGTTCAAGGTCGTCACGTTCGAACAAATCCTGGTGATGCAGTTGCTGGTGCTCGTGGCCATCACCGGCGCCGGCCTGTGGTGGGCCCGCCAGCACCGCATCTGGCAACTCAAGGACGAGGTGCGCGAACCGGTGCGTCCGTGGTTCGTGGTGCGCTACGGCCTGCACCAGCAGGGCATCGGCTTGCTGGGCATCTTCCTGCTCAATTTCGACAAGCTGTTCCTGCTCAACCGCGGCACCATCAAGGAATACGGCTATTACGCGCTGGCCTTCACCACCTCGCGCCTGATCGGCGCGGTGCAGGAATCGATCTCGGTGGCGCTGTTCTCGCGCTTCGCCGGGCGCGACGAGCAGCAGCTGAGCCAGGCCGTGCGCAACGCCTTCCGCGTTACGTTCATGCCGCTCATGGCGATGGCCGCCGTGGGCGCGGCGCTGGCGCCGTGGGCGCTGACCCTGGTGTACGGCAAGGCCTTCGCCGACATGACGGTGCCGTTCGCCATCTTGCTGTTCGAATGCGTCATCGGCGGCGCCAGCTGGACCCTGGCGCAGCGCTTCAACGCCGCCGGCCAGCCGGGCCTGGTGCTGGCGCGCCAGTTCATCTCGATCGTGCCGGTGCTCATCGCCATCCCGTTCCTGCCGCACGAGAACACCTATGTCTACCTGGCGTTGCTGATGCTGTGCGGCGCCTGCCTGCGCCTGGTGATGACGATCGTACTGAGCGTCACCAAGCTCAAGGAGCCGATGCCCGATTTCCTGCCGACCAAGGAAGATCTCCAACTGGTGCGCAAGCTGGTCACGCGCGCTAAATAA